Proteins encoded by one window of Candidatus Stoquefichus sp. SB1:
- a CDS encoding DUF2871 domain-containing protein has protein sequence MKKLLKVSFIYVILALVGGVFYREFTKWNGFTGITSLADIHVHLMVLGVFMFMILALFAQRTKLIEAKKFSLFMILYNVGLGLTVIMMLIRGVTQVLATNLSTGFNAAISGMAGIGHILLGIGIVLLMMILLKVSEED, from the coding sequence ATGAAAAAATTATTAAAAGTATCTTTTATATATGTTATATTAGCACTTGTTGGTGGTGTGTTTTATCGTGAGTTCACAAAATGGAATGGTTTTACAGGAATCACAAGTTTAGCTGATATTCATGTACATTTGATGGTTTTGGGTGTTTTTATGTTTATGATTTTGGCTTTGTTTGCCCAAAGAACAAAGTTGATTGAAGCAAAAAAATTCAGTTTATTCATGATTTTATATAACGTAGGACTTGGACTAACAGTGATTATGATGTTGATAAGAGGTGTGACACAAGTCTTAGCGACAAACCTTTCTACAGGGTTCAATGCTGCTATTTCAGGCATGGCAGGAATTGGGCATATTTTACTGGGAATAGGGATTGTTTTATTGATGATGATTTTATTAAAAGTAAGTGAGGAGGACTAA
- a CDS encoding HD-GYP domain-containing protein — protein MKYIDIVRKNECKDRFCNLYNESESMLITKNKGFEVLRISMPKGNKGVMPPLADHITEVYYILEGCLSFIYKNQEEFLYKGDTFVLRTYPKAIPYIVHEDLTMILSTNHLEFNKHKEILDLLQEQMDLLENSDLHSRSHCERLEKLLYPVIKYIHLEAYRAENLIYAACYHDVGKIKNGQMNELIDHPSHGAQLVLPYLGEDVAQIILQHHENVDGSGFPNGLQGDEIILEAKILAVVNKYDHLIHDHQLSQIEAIDYLKVNVDKQFDKNAVDVFIQSLGVR, from the coding sequence ATGAAATATATTGATATTGTGAGAAAAAATGAATGTAAAGATCGTTTTTGTAATTTATATAATGAAAGTGAATCAATGCTGATTACTAAAAATAAAGGTTTTGAGGTGTTAAGAATATCTATGCCTAAAGGAAATAAAGGTGTAATGCCTCCGTTGGCTGATCATATTACAGAAGTGTATTATATATTAGAAGGTTGTTTATCTTTTATTTATAAGAATCAGGAAGAATTTTTATATAAAGGAGATACATTTGTATTAAGAACTTATCCTAAAGCAATTCCTTATATTGTTCATGAAGATTTAACAATGATATTAAGTACCAATCATCTTGAATTTAATAAGCATAAAGAAATATTGGATTTATTACAAGAACAGATGGATTTATTAGAAAACAGTGATTTACATTCAAGAAGCCATTGTGAAAGATTAGAAAAACTTCTTTATCCAGTCATTAAATATATCCATTTAGAAGCATATCGAGCAGAAAATTTGATTTATGCAGCATGTTACCATGATGTTGGTAAAATAAAAAATGGCCAAATGAATGAACTGATTGACCACCCATCCCATGGAGCACAGTTAGTGCTTCCTTATTTAGGTGAAGATGTTGCACAAATTATTTTACAGCATCATGAAAATGTGGATGGTAGTGGTTTCCCAAATGGGCTTCAAGGAGATGAAATCATATTAGAGGCTAAGATATTAGCGGTTGTTAATAAATATGATCATCTTATCCATGATCATCAATTATCACAAATAGAGGCTATTGATTATTTAAAAGTGAATGTAGATAAACAATTTGATAAGAATGCTGTTGATGTATTTATTCAAAGCTTAGGAGTTAGATAA
- a CDS encoding YaaA family protein yields the protein MKIIIAPSKTMKYKKHQFTTTDLIFPNETQYLHSLLNQYNDEGLCQLMKISYKQATQVYDYYHQTYETAPAITLYQGTVFQQLQLDQFHWHTDYLNQYVRIMSAYYGILQYNTAITPYRLDMTMKPENINLYSYWYTPIYQYFEKEDYIISLASKEFTDMLHHPYIYFIDFIELQNEKCKRNAMIIKKARGQMLNQLILHEIKTLEDLKALNIDGFIYNSDYDQENTLAFVRKKL from the coding sequence ATGAAAATTATTATTGCCCCTAGTAAAACTATGAAATATAAAAAACATCAGTTCACAACAACTGATCTCATTTTTCCAAATGAGACACAATATCTTCATTCATTATTAAACCAATATAATGATGAAGGATTATGCCAACTTATGAAAATATCCTATAAACAGGCAACGCAAGTCTATGATTATTATCATCAAACTTATGAGACTGCTCCAGCTATTACACTATATCAGGGAACTGTCTTTCAACAACTTCAATTAGACCAGTTTCATTGGCATACTGATTATTTAAATCAGTATGTCAGAATCATGTCTGCTTATTATGGTATTCTTCAATACAATACAGCAATAACACCATATCGTTTAGATATGACCATGAAACCAGAAAATATCAATCTTTATAGCTATTGGTATACTCCTATTTATCAATATTTTGAAAAAGAAGATTATATCATTTCATTAGCTTCTAAGGAATTTACTGATATGTTACATCATCCTTATATTTATTTCATTGATTTTATTGAACTTCAAAATGAAAAATGTAAGCGCAATGCTATGATTATCAAAAAAGCCAGAGGTCAAATGTTAAATCAACTTATTTTACATGAAATCAAGACATTAGAAGATTTAAAAGCATTAAATATTGATGGATTTATTTATAATTCAGATTATGATCAAGAAAACACATTAGCATTCGTTAGAAAAAAGCTATAA
- a CDS encoding nucleoid-associated protein: protein MNTIIINKILMHMLDFEHRKIYHSSTFVDLNETSIDYYRKKVEKALSSPVMKELTVGSLHEMMLRCDKMVESDEEFIKQAQEITDKLFALGSVIEEMPNSNVLFVDCYKNGERFMAVLKLNYRTIPMSVVEEGIVRITKQQVLPMMGSAVDEAIIMNADQKQLFLIEKKFTIDGKPDFYLNTQWIKGEEKLTDKQKFSTMKKVVKKMDDIYNVNDGKALPLMKQEIQEKMETNQPVKPLEIVKKVLERDYQAQEESELMMKDLGINEEDQISVLAGAMDTCKLVLDDEIEVKLPIEEYLSGSHLEKIKQPDGTYSIVLKDINEVIVK, encoded by the coding sequence ATGAATACAATAATTATAAATAAAATATTAATGCATATGCTGGATTTTGAACATCGTAAGATTTATCATTCTTCAACATTTGTAGATTTAAATGAAACTTCTATAGATTATTATCGTAAAAAGGTAGAAAAGGCATTGAGTTCTCCAGTTATGAAGGAATTAACTGTAGGGAGTTTACATGAAATGATGTTGAGATGTGACAAAATGGTTGAAAGTGATGAAGAGTTTATAAAACAGGCACAGGAGATTACTGATAAATTGTTTGCTTTAGGTTCAGTCATTGAAGAAATGCCTAATAGTAATGTCTTGTTTGTAGACTGTTATAAAAATGGTGAGAGATTTATGGCTGTGCTTAAACTCAATTATCGTACGATTCCAATGAGTGTAGTTGAAGAAGGAATAGTACGTATTACTAAGCAGCAAGTGTTACCAATGATGGGATCTGCTGTTGATGAAGCAATTATTATGAATGCTGATCAAAAACAATTATTTTTAATTGAAAAGAAATTTACCATTGATGGTAAACCTGATTTTTATTTAAATACACAATGGATTAAAGGTGAAGAAAAATTAACTGATAAACAGAAGTTTTCAACAATGAAAAAAGTTGTCAAGAAAATGGATGATATTTATAATGTGAATGATGGTAAGGCTTTACCATTGATGAAACAGGAAATTCAAGAAAAAATGGAGACAAATCAACCTGTTAAGCCATTAGAAATCGTTAAAAAAGTTTTAGAAAGAGATTATCAGGCTCAAGAAGAAAGTGAGTTAATGATGAAAGATTTGGGAATTAATGAGGAAGATCAAATTTCTGTTTTAGCAGGAGCTATGGATACTTGTAAACTGGTATTAGATGATGAAATTGAAGTGAAATTACCAATTGAAGAATATCTTTCGGGGAGTCATCTAGAAAAAATAAAACAGCCTGATGGAACATATTCTATTGTGCTTAAGGATATTAATGAAGTGATTGTGAAATAA
- a CDS encoding HD-GYP domain-containing protein: MEALEIIRKNDGIDKFETFIQENDSTLVVSENGMEVIIYHMPKGLIGCFAPISEETIESYSILDGKIKLDDQIEDQILEIGDSFILKGIPFGIPFTVIEDLTLVVSTNSIIYLSDKEKNQKLCEIMNKVQASDGDTKDHCERVKELCLSMIRYLPFDYRRTDELLLAARFHDCGKIMVPREILIKPAKLDNAEYEIMKTHPYESYKIVKTYFKNDIADIVLQHHERIDGKGYPYGLAGDDILFEAKIIAVADAYDAMVTPRPYNRGKSIEEAIAELKRNAGTQFDEQCVEALLQHLQMSVKL; encoded by the coding sequence ATGGAAGCTTTAGAAATTATTAGGAAAAATGATGGAATTGATAAATTTGAAACTTTTATTCAAGAAAATGATTCAACTTTGGTTGTTAGTGAAAATGGAATGGAAGTCATTATTTATCATATGCCAAAAGGTTTAATAGGTTGTTTTGCTCCTATTAGTGAAGAGACTATTGAATCTTATTCAATATTAGATGGAAAAATAAAATTAGATGATCAAATAGAAGATCAAATCTTAGAAATAGGGGATAGTTTTATTTTAAAAGGAATCCCTTTTGGAATTCCTTTTACAGTTATAGAAGATTTGACACTTGTTGTAAGTACGAATTCAATTATTTATTTAAGTGATAAAGAAAAGAATCAGAAACTATGCGAAATTATGAATAAGGTTCAAGCAAGTGATGGGGATACAAAAGATCACTGTGAAAGAGTTAAGGAATTGTGCTTATCCATGATACGTTATTTACCTTTTGATTATAGAAGAACAGATGAACTTTTATTAGCTGCTCGTTTTCATGACTGTGGTAAAATTATGGTACCTAGAGAAATCTTGATTAAACCAGCAAAACTTGATAATGCAGAATATGAGATTATGAAAACACATCCTTATGAATCTTACAAAATTGTGAAAACATATTTTAAAAATGATATTGCTGATATTGTTTTACAGCATCATGAGCGTATTGATGGCAAGGGATATCCATATGGCCTAGCTGGTGATGATATTCTTTTTGAAGCTAAAATTATAGCTGTTGCTGATGCATATGATGCCATGGTTACACCACGTCCTTATAATCGAGGAAAAAGTATTGAAGAAGCCATTGCAGAATTAAAGAGAAATGCTGGTACGCAGTTTGATGAACAATGTGTTGAAGCGTTATTACAACATTTACAAATGAGTGTAAAGCTATAG
- a CDS encoding anthranilate synthase component I family protein encodes MYYPSIQDIQEIIQHKHYDIVPIVYQIPNHFQSPSDILKILKTHDHDCFMFENASLKHQQQRYSYLGFQPKMHMTCYQEKIYINNNLIQANHPHDVIREILSQYRCPQILNLPPFQGGLVGYFGYEYFHYNEPSLKVNEKNIHQIADMHLMLFETIICIDHQQNLIQLITHIPLNDLENDYQKAQQLLQKLASLLKIKPQEPEPLKLQKDFLPSYNKQEYCQMVKQAKRHIYEGDIFQIVLSNRWHTVASGSLFQTYQILKDINPSPYLFYLQMSNIEIIGSSPETLVKQQDHHIYTYPLAGTRPRGRTHKEDEQNEKELLNDPKELAEHQMLIDLGRNDIGKVSELSSVRILDYMQILKFSHVMHIGSTITDYLSKDKDALDVIDALLPAGTLSGAPKIKASSLIYQLEKQKRYLYGGAIGYIDFTGQMDTCIAIRFAYKINQHIFVSSGAGIVADSKPENEYQECCYKAAAIMEALKQADGGFI; translated from the coding sequence ATGTACTACCCATCAATTCAAGATATTCAGGAAATAATTCAACATAAACATTATGATATTGTCCCTATTGTTTATCAAATACCTAATCATTTTCAATCACCATCAGATATTCTTAAAATACTCAAAACACATGATCATGATTGTTTTATGTTTGAAAATGCATCTTTAAAACATCAACAACAACGCTATTCTTATTTAGGTTTTCAACCTAAAATGCATATGACCTGCTATCAAGAGAAGATTTATATCAACAATAACCTGATTCAAGCTAACCATCCTCATGATGTTATAAGAGAAATTCTAAGCCAATATCGTTGTCCTCAAATTTTAAATCTCCCACCTTTTCAAGGAGGTCTTGTCGGATATTTTGGCTATGAATATTTTCATTATAATGAGCCTTCATTAAAAGTAAATGAAAAAAACATTCATCAAATTGCTGATATGCATCTCATGTTATTTGAAACCATTATCTGTATTGATCACCAACAAAATCTCATTCAGCTGATAACTCATATTCCTCTTAACGATTTAGAAAATGACTATCAAAAAGCACAACAGCTTTTACAAAAACTTGCTTCATTACTTAAAATTAAACCTCAAGAACCAGAACCTCTTAAATTACAAAAAGACTTTCTCCCTAGCTATAACAAACAAGAATACTGCCAAATGGTTAAACAGGCTAAAAGGCATATTTATGAAGGTGATATATTTCAAATTGTTCTTTCTAATCGATGGCATACTGTGGCTTCTGGCAGTCTTTTTCAAACATATCAAATTTTAAAAGATATCAATCCTTCACCTTATTTATTCTATTTGCAAATGTCAAATATTGAGATTATTGGTTCATCTCCAGAAACTCTCGTCAAACAACAAGATCATCACATTTATACTTATCCACTTGCTGGTACTCGTCCACGTGGTCGAACACATAAAGAAGATGAACAAAATGAAAAAGAACTACTCAATGATCCAAAAGAATTAGCTGAACATCAAATGTTAATCGATTTAGGCAGAAATGATATTGGCAAAGTGAGTGAATTATCTAGTGTCAGGATTTTAGACTATATGCAGATTCTCAAGTTCTCACATGTGATGCATATTGGTTCAACCATCACAGATTATTTATCCAAAGATAAAGATGCGCTTGATGTGATTGATGCTTTATTACCAGCAGGTACTTTATCTGGTGCTCCTAAAATCAAGGCAAGTTCACTTATTTACCAACTAGAAAAACAGAAACGTTATTTATATGGTGGAGCTATTGGATATATAGATTTTACTGGTCAAATGGATACTTGTATTGCGATTCGTTTTGCTTATAAGATCAACCAGCATATTTTCGTTTCTAGTGGTGCCGGCATTGTCGCTGATAGTAAGCCAGAAAATGAATATCAAGAATGCTGCTATAAAGCAGCCGCAATAATGGAAGCTTTAAAACAAGCAGATGGAGGTTTTATATGA
- a CDS encoding DJ-1 family glyoxalase III, which translates to MKAVVLFKDGFEELEALSVVDVLRRAQVPCEMIGMDQMHVKSSHGIEVKMDRCFDDSVYEADVVVLPGGLPGATSLRDDQRVIDVLKDFNQKGKWIAAICAGPISLEPANVANGKQFTCYPGFEKDIPSGIHQDTLVCVDQNLITGRGPAAALKFSYTILEKLGYDANQIANAMQYHYL; encoded by the coding sequence ATGAAAGCTGTTGTATTATTCAAAGATGGATTTGAAGAATTGGAAGCATTAAGTGTTGTTGATGTTTTAAGACGTGCACAAGTTCCTTGTGAAATGATAGGAATGGATCAAATGCATGTCAAGAGTTCACATGGGATTGAAGTAAAAATGGACAGATGTTTTGATGATTCTGTTTATGAAGCTGATGTTGTTGTTTTACCAGGTGGACTACCTGGTGCGACTTCATTAAGAGATGATCAAAGAGTGATTGATGTTTTAAAAGACTTTAATCAAAAAGGGAAATGGATTGCGGCTATATGTGCTGGACCTATTTCACTAGAGCCTGCCAATGTTGCTAATGGTAAGCAATTCACTTGCTATCCTGGTTTTGAAAAAGATATACCTTCTGGTATACATCAGGATACATTGGTGTGTGTTGATCAAAATTTAATTACAGGTAGAGGTCCAGCAGCAGCGTTGAAGTTTAGTTATACAATTTTGGAAAAACTGGGATATGATGCAAATCAAATTGCTAATGCAATGCAGTATCATTATTTATAA
- a CDS encoding AI-2E family transporter gives MIDKTHIVKNNKTMLYITYAIVLAFIVFNFNTVFSIIGYILSLATPLYIAIIIAFILNIPMRKIEHLYGKKIKKRGLKRGLAMATTLILALLLIVLFSSFIIPRLGESITLIITNIFNYANRLVTLVNDTMAKFHVNYAINYDSIQQGLATLDLNNFLSKSGDLLGNAGINLLFQSIGIFGFFINVITSFIMSLYLLANKETHLRQLKKIVTFLFGYKESLVIFDIGAEANHYFNGFVSGQLLECCILTSLMYAGFRLTGLPFPELIAFIIGLASLVPMFGGFVGFGISFILVLAVEPTQAIIFTICFVIIQQFEANIIYPRVVGGAVGISGLYVLLSLVVFGNLFGFFGLLIAVPSMALIYAVGSRFINISLYRNHIEVTDKSIKKMSD, from the coding sequence ATGATTGACAAAACACATATTGTCAAAAACAATAAAACAATGCTCTATATTACTTATGCTATAGTATTAGCCTTTATCGTATTTAATTTTAATACAGTCTTTTCCATTATTGGTTATATACTCTCATTAGCAACACCCCTCTATATTGCAATTATTATTGCATTTATCTTAAATATTCCTATGCGTAAGATAGAGCATTTGTATGGTAAAAAAATAAAAAAACGTGGTTTAAAACGTGGTTTAGCAATGGCAACAACATTAATTTTAGCATTACTATTAATTGTCTTGTTTTCTTCGTTTATTATTCCAAGACTTGGTGAAAGTATTACATTGATTATTACAAATATATTTAATTATGCAAATCGTTTAGTGACATTAGTCAATGATACAATGGCAAAATTCCATGTCAATTATGCGATTAATTATGATTCAATTCAACAAGGTTTAGCAACTTTAGATTTAAATAATTTTCTTTCTAAAAGTGGTGATTTATTAGGGAATGCTGGAATCAATTTACTCTTCCAGTCAATTGGTATATTTGGATTTTTTATTAATGTCATTACTTCATTTATCATGTCTTTATACTTATTAGCAAATAAAGAAACACATTTAAGACAACTGAAAAAGATTGTGACTTTCTTATTTGGTTATAAAGAATCTTTAGTAATTTTTGATATTGGTGCAGAAGCTAATCATTATTTTAATGGATTTGTATCTGGTCAATTGTTAGAATGCTGTATTTTAACATCTTTGATGTATGCTGGATTTAGATTAACAGGTTTACCATTTCCTGAATTAATTGCTTTTATTATTGGTCTTGCAAGTTTGGTTCCTATGTTTGGAGGATTTGTTGGATTTGGAATTAGTTTTATCCTCGTTTTGGCTGTTGAACCAACCCAGGCTATTATCTTTACAATTTGTTTTGTAATTATTCAACAATTTGAAGCAAACATTATTTATCCAAGAGTTGTGGGTGGTGCTGTTGGTATTTCTGGTTTGTATGTTCTTTTATCTTTGGTTGTATTTGGTAATTTATTTGGTTTCTTTGGATTATTAATTGCGGTTCCAAGTATGGCTTTAATTTATGCAGTTGGTAGTCGCTTTATTAATATTTCACTTTATCGAAATCATATAGAAGTGACTGATAAATCAATTAAAAAAATGTCTGATTAA
- a CDS encoding anthranilate synthase component II, with product MILLIDNYDSFSYNLYQLIGSIEPNITIARNDEITLEQITQLKPTAIIISPGPGRPKDAGIIEKIIAQFHQTIPILGICLGHQAICEVFGAQITYAPQIMHGKSSLIKTQSDPIFQGMNQHLTVARYHSLIAKNLPHQLKVIAQTKEGEIMAVKHQQSYTYGLQFHPESILTQDGTKIIQNFLGGIKND from the coding sequence ATGATATTACTCATTGATAACTATGATAGCTTTTCCTACAATTTATACCAATTGATTGGTTCCATTGAACCAAATATCACAATTGCTCGTAATGATGAAATAACACTTGAACAAATCACTCAACTGAAACCAACAGCAATTATTATATCTCCAGGTCCCGGAAGACCAAAAGATGCTGGAATTATTGAAAAAATCATTGCTCAATTCCATCAAACAATACCTATTTTAGGAATTTGTTTGGGACATCAGGCAATTTGTGAAGTTTTTGGTGCGCAAATTACTTATGCCCCTCAAATTATGCATGGAAAATCGTCACTTATAAAAACCCAGTCGGATCCTATTTTCCAAGGTATGAATCAACATTTAACTGTAGCACGTTATCATTCTCTGATTGCTAAAAATCTTCCTCATCAGTTAAAAGTGATTGCTCAAACAAAGGAGGGAGAAATTATGGCTGTCAAACATCAACAGAGTTATACTTATGGTTTACAATTTCATCCTGAATCTATTTTAACTCAGGATGGTACAAAAATAATTCAAAATTTTTTAGGAGGAATTAAAAATGATTAA
- a CDS encoding helix-turn-helix domain-containing protein, whose amino-acid sequence MISYEPLYKTMKKQNVTTYTLIYKHDINARTIHNIKNNKGISTYTIERLCKILKCTPNDIFEFIDDDSE is encoded by the coding sequence GTGATAAGTTATGAACCATTGTATAAAACAATGAAAAAACAAAATGTAACAACTTATACATTAATTTATAAGCATGATATTAATGCAAGAACTATTCATAATATAAAAAATAATAAAGGTATTTCTACATATACGATTGAACGTTTATGTAAAATATTAAAGTGCACACCAAATGATATTTTTGAATTTATCGATGATGATAGTGAGTAA
- the trpD gene encoding anthranilate phosphoribosyltransferase, whose protein sequence is MIKEAIQLLSQNSNLSKQQAYECMNEIMSGSASQIQMASYLTALSLKGETIDEITGSASGMREHCIKLLNDEEVLEIVGTGGDHSHSFNISTTSALVIAASGIKVAKHGNRAASSKCGAADVLEALGVKINITPEHSAHILKQHHICFLFAQNYHIAMKYVAPVRKELGIRTVFNILGPLTNPAGASMQVMGVYEESLVEPLAKVLSHLGVKRAMVVYGQDGLDEISLSAPTTVCEIHNGQYQSYTITPEQFGFARCQKEELIGGSPQENAQITLDILNGQTSPKRDAVLLNAGAAIYIGGQAQNIQEGIDIARKIIDEGKALNKLNEFIRASQVNI, encoded by the coding sequence ATGATTAAAGAAGCAATTCAATTATTATCACAAAATAGCAATTTATCAAAACAACAGGCTTATGAATGTATGAATGAAATTATGAGCGGATCGGCCTCTCAAATCCAAATGGCCAGTTATCTTACTGCATTAAGCTTAAAAGGTGAAACAATTGATGAAATCACAGGCAGTGCCAGTGGTATGCGTGAGCATTGTATAAAGTTACTCAATGACGAAGAGGTTTTAGAAATTGTGGGGACAGGTGGTGATCATTCCCATTCATTCAACATCTCTACAACTTCAGCACTTGTCATTGCAGCAAGTGGAATTAAGGTTGCCAAGCATGGCAATCGTGCCGCAAGTTCAAAATGTGGAGCAGCTGATGTTTTAGAAGCTTTAGGGGTTAAAATTAATATCACTCCTGAACATAGTGCTCATATTCTTAAACAACATCATATCTGTTTTCTCTTTGCCCAAAATTATCATATTGCTATGAAATATGTTGCTCCCGTTAGAAAAGAATTAGGGATAAGAACTGTTTTCAATATCTTAGGACCACTCACAAATCCCGCTGGAGCTTCTATGCAAGTCATGGGTGTTTATGAAGAATCTTTAGTTGAACCATTAGCCAAAGTTCTTAGTCATTTAGGAGTGAAACGAGCAATGGTTGTCTATGGTCAAGATGGATTAGATGAAATTTCTCTATCAGCACCTACTACTGTCTGTGAAATCCATAATGGTCAATACCAAAGTTATACAATAACCCCTGAACAATTTGGTTTTGCACGTTGTCAAAAAGAAGAACTTATTGGTGGTTCACCACAAGAAAATGCTCAGATTACTTTAGATATCTTAAATGGTCAAACAAGTCCTAAGCGAGACGCTGTTCTCTTAAATGCTGGGGCAGCAATTTATATAGGTGGTCAAGCACAAAATATACAGGAAGGGATTGATATAGCCAGAAAAATAATTGATGAAGGGAAAGCCTTAAATAAACTCAATGAGTTTATAAGGGCTTCACAGGTGAACATATGA